GATAAGTCCCATTTAATAATGGGAGTCGCGGTAGGGACGGCCCTTTCGGGCCGCCCCCCGCACAGATCCGTACGTGAGGCACTACCTCATACGGCTCCTACCTTGGGTATCACGATTCGCCGCCGCGCGGCTGGTCGTACGCTCGACAATCCGATGCCACGCAAGCCCGGCTCAGAGTCCAGCGCGTGTAAGGTTTGCCTGGCGTTCCCCTTGGTCAGTCTCCTTCCCTCGACAGGCTCCGCCGCCGCCATCGGGCCGGCTTTGTTCGCCTGCTTTGTCGGTACTACGAGACCGTCCGACTTCCCGGAAGCGTGCATGTTGGGCGTGTGGTCATGGACCTTCCCCAACCGTCCCGCGCCGCCATTCGGCATGGGCACTTCCGGGATCTCCCGGTTCTCGCGATTGGAATATTGTCGCATGCTCAGGTTCTCTGACTCCGCCGTGTCCGCGAGCGTCTCGCCCATGTCGACGCCCTTGGTGTGGCCTTCCCCCCGATAAGACAAGGTCGGCACACGGAAGTGATGATTTCGGAGCTCAATGCTGGCCTGCTAAACCCTCATGGCGGACGCTCAGACCGGACACGTTGCCGTATCCCGCCCTCCGTTGGAGGCCGAAGCGACTGGCTAAGTCTTCTTCGTACACCACCCGTGGCACTTCGCGGCACCCGAGCCGCTAGCTCGCTTGCAGCGTAAGAAGCTTCAGGCCAGCGTTTTGAAACGCGGCGAAATCCCGGTCGAGCGTGATGAACTTCATGCCGCCGGCGATGGCATACGCCGCCAGATAGGCGTCCATCCACGCTTTAGGCGCGGCGCTGGCTCTGCCGGCCAGTTGGCGCCAAAGAGCGAGAAGGCCCGCCGGCTCGTCGCAATACTCCACATACGGCGCTGCCATAAACCGGTCGAACAGATCGAGCGCGTCGTTGTTCGTCAACTCGACGGCCGCATATTGCCGGGCGAGGGCCGGCGTCGAAACCAAACGCAAAAAGCTCTGCCGCGTTGCGCGGCAAAAGAAGGCCGGGCGGTTATCCGCCGCCGCCATTGCACTGGAGGCAACCTGATGTCCCGGATGCGAGCTGAACGAGAGCGCAATCCAGATATTGCTGTCAACGAGACAGCCCGACTCGTTCGCCATCTTCCCGTTCCAGGATTCCGTGTTCCAGCGCGACAAGATCCGACAACGTCATGCTTCGCGCGGGTGCGTCAACGGGACATTCGATGTAGGGCAGACCCGATTGGGGATGCGTCCTGACGACAGGCCCGCGAACCGAGGCGGACGGCCGCTCAGCCATGGCCAGTCCCTTGCGAAGCAACTCCGCGACCGCGTCGTCGAGCTTACAGCCGTCGCGCCGCGCTCGCGTCTCGACTTCATTGACCAAGGCATCGGGCAAATCCAGGGTCGTCTTCGTGCTAAGAATCCTACCATTCCGGCGGCTCACCGTCAAAAAGCAAATGCATGATCTTTGTACCGGCGGATCTCCGCCGGGCTCGCCGCCCTGCAAAGCACGAGCTACTCGCCGGCGGGATGGCCGCCGTAGCAGCAAAGGCGGCGCGAGCCACTTTCTGAACTTCACGAACGTCTCATGGGTCCGCTTTGCTTTCACCCGACATAGATAAGCGTCAGTGGCCGAGGGGTCGAGAAAATAGCGAAGCAGGTGGCAGACCGTGATCCGCGTGCCGATAAGCTCACGACCGCGGCCGCGATATTGCCGCTTGATGCGCGAAGAGGCAAAAAACGCGCACGGGCAGTCACCGCAAGGAGTTGTGCCATAACAAGTTACAGTTTCGACCGCGCAGCCGCGCTGTAGAAAAGCGACACGCGCGTGTCGCTTTTGTCGGCGCACGGTCGCTCCGGCCGCAAGGTTCTGGAGACGCCAGGCGGCTTTCCTCCATTCGCGGAGCGAGAAGGCGACGTTGTGCATAAGCGACACACGTGTCGTATTTGTCGGTGCGCGGTCGGTCTGGCGCGCGATGTGTCGGAGACGCCAGGCGGCTTTCCTCTCGCGGAGCGAAAGGGCTACGGTGCGCAAATGCGCCGCGACACGCGTGTCGTTTGCGCGGGCGGGCCAACTGGGCAAAAGGACGTTGCTGTGCCATGATTGAGGCGAGAAATCGAATGAGCTT
The Pirellulales bacterium DNA segment above includes these coding regions:
- a CDS encoding TA system VapC family ribonuclease toxin; protein product: MANESGCLVDSNIWIALSFSSHPGHQVASSAMAAADNRPAFFCRATRQSFLRLVSTPALARQYAAVELTNNDALDLFDRFMAAPYVEYCDEPAGLLALWRQLAGRASAAPKAWMDAYLAAYAIAGGMKFITLDRDFAAFQNAGLKLLTLQAS